One window from the genome of Penaeus monodon isolate SGIC_2016 chromosome 4, NSTDA_Pmon_1, whole genome shotgun sequence encodes:
- the LOC119572459 gene encoding uncharacterized protein LOC119572459: protein MKATYEEDAAVKHWNYQFRCFRRSEDMAPVPGRPSLPLMRRQHPSSGDCHFGREPYYCSSNSVIVGSVIKIIHDHLHMQKLSVRWAQRLLTPFQKQERLHCSEALLASTKKTRRTFLTD, encoded by the coding sequence atgaaagcaacttatgagGAAGATGCCGCTGTTAAACACTGGAATTACCAGTTCAGGTGTTTTCGGAGATCTGAGGATATGGCTCCTGTCCCAGGGCGACCCAGTCTGCCACTGATGCGGAGACaacatccatcaagtggagactgccattttggaagagaGCCGTATTACTGTTCCTCAAATAGCGTTATTGTTGGGTCTGTGATTAAGATCAtccatgaccatctgcatatgcaaaaattGTCTGTTCGATGGGCTCAAAGGCtgctcacacctttccagaagcaggaacgactCCATTGTTCCGAGGCTCTTTTAGCCAGTACCAAGAAAACCAGaaggacttttttgacagactaa